A single genomic interval of Mucilaginibacter robiniae harbors:
- a CDS encoding family 20 glycosylhydrolase, with amino-acid sequence MMKKVILLMCVLIASIGSNAQSKSTAFNAQNLQVKWDVLQNNYNGKPQFKSVLSFTNTDKQAMPANGWKVYFNFARQIVPESVEGPVKIEHLNGDFFCMSPNPNFHGLSTNATMRVAFVAGAWVVNFTDAPEGFYYVADNAPDVTVSIKNISQVPSTKPEQLQRTPADKVDVVTPQYVYKQNDQIQNIPESELSGIFPTPVNYKKGGQPFVLTAHTQVIADAAFTNESAYLKQQMANLFIGAAVHSKLTARQNISLQKKVGLGQEEYELQVNANHITIAASTGAGIFYGIQSLKSLLPAKAWQGKMQSIPIRAVIVKDKPRFGYRGLMLDVARNFQPKSQILKVIDLMSMYKLNTLHMHLNDDEGWRLEIPSLPELTSVGSKRGHTLTNTDHLQPSYGSGPDVNNNYGSGNYSKADFVEILRYANIRHITIIPEIESPGHARAAIKSMDARYKRLMKAGQQAEAERYLLHDLQDQSVYSSVQHWSDNVMDVAIPSTYNFLETLVDEIVNMYREAGAPLKTIHFGGDEVPAGVWAKSPSVQKLLAGSSDVKTTDDLWYYYFKKINQLLKSRNLYVSGWEEAGLRKVMVNGVKKQVPNTDFAQANFHLYVWNNVLGWGAEDLAYQLANAGYPVILSCVSNLYFDLSYQKNFYEPGQYWGGYVDVDKPFKFIPYNYLKNITENSMGVPVPASAWAKKEKLTETGKAHIVGIQGQLWSEEAKGVDRMEYLLLPKMLGLAERAWAKDPDWATELDSAKANTLYNTAWSTFCNTLGKKELVKLSYMHQGFQYRIPTAGVVIENGTVKANVQFPGMTIRYTTNQAEPIISSTMYTGPLTQKGTYKFRVFDDAGRGGRVVTVTN; translated from the coding sequence ATGATGAAAAAAGTAATTCTTCTGATGTGTGTGCTGATTGCAAGTATTGGTTCCAATGCACAATCTAAAAGCACAGCATTTAATGCGCAAAACTTACAGGTTAAATGGGATGTGTTGCAGAACAACTATAATGGCAAGCCGCAGTTTAAATCAGTACTAAGTTTTACCAATACGGATAAACAAGCCATGCCTGCCAATGGCTGGAAAGTTTACTTCAATTTTGCACGGCAAATTGTTCCTGAATCGGTTGAGGGTCCGGTAAAAATTGAACATCTGAATGGTGATTTTTTCTGCATGTCGCCTAATCCCAATTTTCACGGACTTTCAACAAATGCCACCATGCGGGTGGCGTTTGTTGCAGGTGCTTGGGTAGTAAACTTTACTGATGCGCCTGAAGGTTTTTACTATGTAGCAGACAATGCGCCGGATGTAACTGTTTCTATAAAAAACATTAGTCAAGTACCCTCCACTAAGCCAGAGCAGTTGCAACGTACACCTGCCGATAAGGTGGACGTTGTTACACCGCAGTACGTTTACAAGCAAAATGATCAGATCCAGAACATTCCGGAAAGCGAGCTATCTGGTATTTTCCCCACACCGGTCAATTATAAAAAAGGTGGGCAACCCTTTGTATTAACTGCACATACACAGGTTATAGCTGATGCTGCATTTACAAATGAATCCGCTTACTTAAAACAGCAAATGGCTAATTTATTCATAGGGGCTGCCGTTCATAGTAAGCTTACTGCACGACAGAATATTTCATTGCAGAAAAAGGTTGGCTTGGGTCAGGAGGAATATGAATTACAGGTAAATGCTAATCATATCACCATAGCTGCAAGCACTGGAGCTGGTATTTTCTACGGCATACAATCTTTAAAAAGTTTATTGCCGGCAAAAGCATGGCAGGGTAAAATGCAAAGCATTCCTATTAGGGCTGTAATCGTGAAGGATAAACCGCGTTTTGGTTATCGGGGTTTAATGCTTGACGTAGCACGTAACTTTCAACCGAAAAGCCAGATTTTAAAAGTAATCGATTTAATGAGCATGTATAAGCTAAATACTTTACACATGCACTTGAATGATGATGAAGGCTGGCGTTTGGAAATTCCATCATTGCCTGAGCTAACCAGTGTAGGTTCCAAACGTGGACACACGTTAACTAATACCGACCATTTGCAGCCCTCTTATGGTTCCGGACCGGATGTAAATAACAATTATGGCAGCGGTAATTACAGTAAAGCAGATTTCGTTGAAATATTAAGATATGCGAATATTCGGCATATTACTATCATACCTGAAATTGAAAGTCCGGGTCATGCTAGAGCTGCTATCAAATCGATGGATGCGCGTTACAAACGCTTGATGAAAGCTGGGCAGCAAGCGGAAGCCGAGCGGTATTTATTACACGATTTGCAGGATCAATCGGTTTACTCATCTGTACAGCATTGGAGTGATAATGTCATGGATGTTGCTATACCATCTACCTACAACTTTCTTGAAACGCTAGTTGACGAAATAGTAAATATGTACCGTGAGGCAGGAGCACCCCTGAAAACCATTCATTTTGGTGGCGATGAAGTGCCTGCCGGTGTGTGGGCTAAGTCGCCTTCCGTACAGAAGCTGTTGGCTGGTTCATCTGACGTAAAAACAACAGATGACTTGTGGTACTACTATTTCAAAAAGATAAATCAATTATTGAAAAGCCGAAACCTATATGTGTCGGGGTGGGAAGAAGCTGGTTTAAGGAAGGTAATGGTAAATGGTGTGAAAAAGCAAGTGCCAAACACTGACTTTGCACAAGCAAACTTTCACTTGTATGTATGGAATAACGTTCTAGGCTGGGGAGCAGAAGACTTGGCGTATCAGCTGGCTAATGCAGGTTATCCGGTAATATTATCGTGCGTAAGCAACTTGTATTTCGATTTATCTTACCAGAAAAATTTTTATGAACCAGGGCAGTACTGGGGAGGCTACGTAGATGTAGATAAGCCTTTTAAATTCATCCCGTACAATTATCTAAAGAACATTACAGAAAACTCCATGGGAGTGCCTGTACCAGCTTCGGCATGGGCCAAAAAAGAGAAGCTCACCGAAACGGGTAAAGCTCACATTGTAGGCATACAAGGGCAGTTATGGAGCGAGGAAGCCAAAGGTGTAGATAGAATGGAATATCTGCTTTTACCTAAAATGCTGGGTTTGGCTGAACGTGCATGGGCCAAAGACCCGGATTGGGCTACAGAACTGGATAGTGCTAAAGCAAATACGCTTTACAACACTGCGTGGAGCACATTCTGTAATACCCTAGGCAAAAAAGAACTAGTGAAATTAAGCTATATGCATCAAGGTTTTCAGTACAGAATACCTACAGCTGGTGTTGTTATAGAAAACGGTACGGTTAAAGCTAATGTGCAATTTCCGGGTATGACTATTCGGTACACCACCAATCAAGCTGAACCTATCATTAGCAGTACAATGTACACTGGGCCGCTTACCCAAAAAGGTACATACAAGTTTAGAGTATTTGATGATGCAGGAAGAGGAGGGAGAGTAGTTACGGTGACTAATTAA
- a CDS encoding glycoside hydrolase family 3 N-terminal domain-containing protein, translating to MKLLKHKAPILSAIIFNALFYCSISQAQNIPVYKDEHQPVDARVKSLLSQLTLTEKANLLGYNSQAIPRLNIPAYNWWNEGLHGVARAGEATVFPQAIGMAATFNPDLLKQVATAISTEARAKYNLAMQQDRHLQYMGLTFWSPNINIFRDPRWGRGQETYGEDPYLTSRMGIAYVKGMQGNDPQHLKVSATAKHFVAHSGPEATRDEFNAIADEKDLRETYLYAFKALVDNGVESVMTAYNRVNGEPNSTSKKLLNQVLLKEWGFKGHVVTDCGALDDIYLRHKVLPNAVQVAAAAIKAGINLDCSSILQKDVEAAVKQKLITEKDVDTALAKVLRTEFKLGFFDEKSHSPYYSYGADSINNAAHTALARKVATQSMVLLKNENNILPLKPNTYSSITVLGTNASSLDVMAGSYHGVNSRIVDFVEGITGSVGLDTRVEYDLGSSYTDTTHFGGIWAAGNSDVSVAVIGLSPVLEGEAGDAFLSPTGGDKPNISLPAGNIAFIKALRKGNPKKPIIAVITGGSDVDVSAIEPYVDAIVLAWYSGEQGGNALADILLGKVSPSGHLPLTFYKSTADLPEYTSYSMKNRTYRYFKGAVQYPFGFGLSYTTFNYAWKNKAKEKYTAADTITFTVQVSNTGRMDADEVVQAYIKYPNSERMPLKELKGFQRVSVGTAQTNEVTIKIPVKELQKWDLTNHRWKLYPGQYQLVVGNDSQTEKLSSNFTIAN from the coding sequence ATGAAATTACTAAAACATAAAGCTCCAATTTTATCTGCAATCATTTTTAATGCACTTTTTTATTGTTCCATATCTCAGGCCCAAAACATACCTGTTTACAAAGATGAACACCAACCTGTTGATGCCCGTGTTAAATCCTTATTATCTCAGCTAACCTTAACAGAAAAAGCAAATCTATTAGGCTATAATAGCCAAGCCATCCCCAGGCTAAACATACCTGCCTATAATTGGTGGAATGAAGGGTTACATGGTGTAGCCCGCGCTGGCGAGGCAACCGTTTTTCCGCAAGCTATTGGCATGGCTGCTACATTTAATCCAGATCTGCTTAAACAAGTAGCCACCGCAATATCTACTGAGGCCCGAGCTAAGTACAACTTGGCCATGCAGCAAGACAGGCATTTACAATATATGGGATTGACTTTCTGGTCGCCTAATATTAACATTTTTCGTGATCCCAGATGGGGACGCGGACAAGAGACCTATGGTGAGGACCCATATTTAACATCCCGCATGGGTATTGCCTATGTAAAAGGTATGCAGGGCAATGATCCTCAACATCTAAAAGTTTCGGCAACAGCTAAGCACTTTGTGGCACATAGTGGTCCTGAAGCTACCAGAGACGAGTTCAACGCCATTGCTGATGAAAAAGACTTACGCGAAACTTACCTGTATGCATTCAAAGCCTTAGTAGATAATGGTGTTGAATCAGTCATGACAGCCTACAACCGTGTTAATGGCGAACCCAACTCTACGAGCAAAAAGTTATTGAATCAAGTCTTATTAAAAGAGTGGGGCTTTAAAGGACATGTTGTTACCGACTGCGGCGCTTTAGATGATATTTATTTACGACATAAAGTATTACCCAATGCAGTGCAGGTTGCAGCAGCGGCTATTAAAGCAGGCATTAATCTGGATTGCTCCAGCATTTTGCAAAAAGACGTTGAAGCCGCTGTTAAACAAAAACTAATTACCGAAAAGGATGTGGATACTGCCCTTGCTAAAGTTTTAAGAACTGAATTCAAACTAGGCTTCTTTGATGAAAAAAGTCATAGTCCTTACTATAGCTACGGCGCTGATAGTATCAACAATGCTGCACATACAGCTTTAGCCCGTAAGGTAGCTACACAGAGCATGGTATTACTTAAAAATGAGAACAACATTTTACCGCTTAAACCAAATACTTATTCAAGCATTACTGTATTGGGCACTAATGCTTCGTCGTTGGATGTTATGGCCGGAAGTTACCATGGTGTAAACAGCCGCATAGTTGACTTTGTAGAAGGGATTACCGGATCGGTAGGCTTAGATACCCGTGTAGAATACGACTTAGGTTCAAGCTACACTGATACCACACATTTTGGTGGTATATGGGCGGCTGGTAATAGCGATGTTTCTGTTGCTGTTATTGGCCTATCGCCTGTGTTGGAAGGCGAAGCTGGTGATGCGTTTTTATCACCTACTGGCGGCGACAAACCTAACATTAGCTTACCAGCTGGAAATATAGCATTCATTAAAGCACTACGGAAAGGCAATCCTAAAAAGCCAATTATTGCCGTAATTACTGGTGGCAGTGATGTTGATGTAAGCGCTATTGAACCCTATGTTGATGCCATTGTACTGGCTTGGTATTCTGGCGAACAAGGGGGTAATGCTTTAGCCGATATTCTGTTAGGTAAGGTTTCCCCATCTGGGCACCTACCCCTTACTTTCTACAAATCAACTGCTGATTTGCCTGAATACACTTCATATAGCATGAAGAATCGCACTTACAGGTACTTTAAAGGTGCTGTACAATATCCATTTGGCTTTGGTTTAAGCTATACCACCTTTAACTATGCGTGGAAAAACAAAGCGAAAGAAAAATATACAGCAGCCGATACCATTACCTTTACAGTACAAGTAAGTAATACCGGCAGAATGGATGCAGATGAAGTAGTGCAAGCCTACATTAAATATCCTAATTCTGAAAGAATGCCATTGAAAGAATTAAAAGGCTTTCAACGAGTAAGTGTTGGAACGGCTCAAACCAATGAAGTAACTATCAAGATTCCGGTAAAAGAACTACAAAAATGGGATTTAACTAATCACCGCTGGAAGCTTTACCCTGGTCAATACCAATTAGTGGTAGGTAATGATTCTCAAACTGAAAAATTAAGTAGCAATTTCACCATTGCTAACTAA
- a CDS encoding SusD/RagB family nutrient-binding outer membrane lipoprotein: protein MKSKIFLSTLIIAGACLGTSCKKNFETINQDPNHITPEIQDYNLLLSASEVYIGGTDYDTWRNGLIYGATMMQHLASTQDYWNGDKYTYSAGYNSAFWDRQYPNGVADIQEVINKYKDDATKQNAYNIARILRVFLFQQMTDLYGDVPYSEAGLGYISKVTYPKYDKQQDIYTSLHNELKAAATALSATATNTVNGTEMIYKGDVTLWKKFAYTEMLRLGMRLTKIDATTGKAWVQEAIAGGVFTSNTDNAILKHEANTTDAANAYGKVLVYQDPDASRVSKTFIDLLKNTSDPRLTYIATVATNPGVSYGSSGFDYGDTTATKQVGMPNGYDELNGATDISKALNWPGDIKKYSIVNRYTYARVDAPTFLLTYAETKLLMSEAAYRGWISGDAATYYADGVTAAMQQMTQNGAATGISNAQISAYLTKNAYNAATALQQINTQYWIATFLDEYEAWSNYRRSGYPALTQVNYFGNVTNGTIPRRFTYPTSEQTINTTNYNDAVSRLSNGDKMTSRVWWDKQ from the coding sequence ATGAAAAGTAAAATATTTTTATCTACCCTTATAATTGCAGGCGCCTGTTTAGGCACCAGTTGCAAGAAGAACTTTGAAACCATAAACCAAGACCCTAATCATATCACGCCGGAAATACAAGACTATAACTTGCTGCTGAGTGCAAGTGAGGTTTATATTGGCGGCACAGACTATGATACTTGGAGAAATGGTTTGATTTATGGTGCTACCATGATGCAGCATTTGGCTTCCACACAAGATTACTGGAATGGTGATAAATATACCTATAGTGCTGGTTATAATTCAGCCTTCTGGGACAGACAGTATCCTAATGGTGTTGCAGATATTCAAGAAGTAATTAACAAGTATAAGGATGATGCAACTAAGCAGAATGCTTATAACATTGCCAGAATTTTACGAGTATTCTTGTTTCAACAAATGACTGACTTGTATGGAGATGTACCTTACTCAGAAGCAGGTTTGGGGTATATATCAAAAGTTACTTACCCGAAGTATGATAAACAGCAAGACATTTACACCAGCTTACACAATGAGCTTAAAGCAGCAGCAACGGCATTAAGCGCTACAGCTACTAACACCGTAAATGGTACTGAAATGATTTACAAAGGTGATGTAACGTTATGGAAAAAGTTTGCCTACACAGAAATGCTGCGCTTAGGTATGCGTTTAACCAAAATTGATGCGACTACCGGGAAAGCCTGGGTACAAGAAGCTATTGCAGGCGGGGTGTTTACCAGCAATACTGATAATGCTATCCTGAAACACGAAGCTAACACCACTGATGCTGCAAATGCTTATGGTAAGGTGTTGGTTTACCAAGATCCAGATGCATCAAGAGTGAGTAAAACATTCATTGACCTCCTGAAGAATACTTCAGACCCTCGTTTAACTTATATTGCTACGGTAGCTACTAACCCAGGTGTTTCATATGGTTCGTCAGGGTTTGATTATGGCGATACTACTGCAACTAAGCAGGTTGGTATGCCTAACGGATATGATGAACTGAATGGAGCAACTGATATATCAAAAGCTCTAAACTGGCCTGGAGATATCAAAAAGTATTCAATTGTTAACCGTTATACTTACGCTAGAGTAGATGCACCTACGTTTTTGCTAACCTATGCTGAAACAAAGCTATTAATGTCCGAAGCAGCATACAGAGGTTGGATATCAGGTGATGCAGCTACTTATTATGCGGATGGTGTTACTGCTGCAATGCAGCAAATGACACAAAACGGTGCTGCCACAGGTATTAGCAACGCCCAGATTTCAGCATACTTAACTAAGAATGCTTACAATGCAGCAACAGCGTTACAGCAAATTAATACGCAATACTGGATTGCAACGTTCTTGGATGAGTACGAAGCTTGGTCTAACTACAGAAGATCTGGTTACCCAGCTTTAACACAGGTAAACTACTTTGGTAATGTAACCAATGGAACCATACCACGTCGGTTTACTTATCCAACGTCTGAGCAAACCATTAATACAACTAATTACAATGATGCTGTTTCAAGGCTATCTAATGGCGATAAAATGACATCAAGAGTTTGGTGGGATAAGCAATAG
- a CDS encoding SusC/RagA family TonB-linked outer membrane protein, which produces MKFRKPLKGKMDRSILPKLSLPQKLILAGVLVINLDATAGTIITKFKPELPAHTASALTFNHLLADEKVTGKVTDDKGQPLPGVSVKVKGKPTGTVTNIDGAFTIDAPENATLVVTYVGFTAQEVAVNGQNSVNVKLLPSSSALNEVVVTALGIKRESKSLGYSTTTVSGEQLTQSRDVNLGNALTGKVAGVSVANNATGPTGSSRVVIRGNSSLTGNNQPLYVIDGVPFDNTNQNSAGQYGGLDLGDGLSNINPDDIANIQILKGAAASALYGYRGGNGAILITTKSGAKGKAVSVELNNNFTFNTIIDYRDFQTTYGQGSQGLKPTTAASALNTGNSSWGAKLDGSTAVNLLGQNYAYSLGPDNWKNFYKTGLNNQSSVAVSGSTDKINYRVGISNLYNKSNIPNSNLKQQGFNINTTYNISKKLQFTLTANYVFEQAKNRTFLSDASTNVNATLMYLANSFDVRWLKPGVKADGTELTPTNGLYFNNPYFLTEYHQNSTDRNRLTGAATLKYNILDWLYVQGQVSRDGYILDYRKVTPTGTAYAPGGELSEYERNYHELNGNFLIGMNKKITEDFSITANLGGNSQDDVNKSYGLDGTASPFILPYLYTANNIANRPYTQTYTHYRVNSFYGSVDLGYKDWLFLNVTGRNDWFSTLASNSNSYFYPSVTGSFVFSQALKLPTWVSFGKLRASYAASSNGTSAYQNYLTYGIRTYTTNGNSIGYITQSTIPNANLKPVDIKEQEVGLNMQFLDNRLGFDVAVYHKQTTDDIVSVSTSNASGYNAAIQNVGKIRNRGIEFLLTGTPVKARNFSWNSSFNIAYNNNKVLYLGEGVNSLSIDGAIANRGDGVIIANVLGRYSSQILGYAYLRDANGNKIYGTDGQPLRTSTVVPLGSGIYKTTGGFNNEFRYKNFSMSFLFDFKYGAKIYSGTNLALYADGLQKTTLQGREGGYVGVGVTQAGTPNTTAVNAQTYWTNLTGSNNIAEEFVYDASFIKLRQFIVGYTLPTSVFKGGFVKGASISFVTRNLATLMKHTPNIDPESNYSTSNGQGLEANGYPPTRSLGFNLNVKF; this is translated from the coding sequence ATGAAATTTAGGAAACCCCTAAAAGGTAAAATGGATAGGTCTATCCTGCCCAAATTATCCCTCCCTCAAAAATTAATATTAGCCGGTGTCTTAGTGATCAATCTTGATGCTACGGCAGGAACAATCATCACGAAGTTTAAGCCTGAATTGCCTGCTCATACAGCTTCAGCATTAACTTTTAATCATCTACTTGCTGATGAGAAAGTTACAGGCAAAGTAACTGATGATAAAGGTCAGCCATTACCAGGTGTGTCCGTTAAAGTTAAAGGCAAACCAACAGGAACCGTTACCAACATAGACGGTGCATTCACCATTGACGCTCCTGAAAACGCCACTTTAGTAGTAACCTATGTCGGCTTCACTGCTCAGGAAGTTGCTGTAAACGGCCAGAATAGCGTTAACGTAAAATTACTCCCATCATCCAGTGCACTGAATGAAGTTGTGGTAACCGCCTTAGGTATTAAGCGTGAATCCAAATCATTAGGATACTCAACAACAACCGTAAGTGGCGAACAGTTAACCCAATCACGTGATGTTAATTTAGGTAATGCTTTAACAGGTAAAGTAGCAGGTGTAAGTGTTGCCAATAACGCCACCGGCCCAACAGGTAGTAGCCGTGTGGTGATTCGTGGTAATAGTTCATTAACTGGTAACAACCAGCCCTTGTACGTAATTGATGGTGTTCCTTTTGATAACACAAACCAAAATTCTGCCGGGCAATATGGCGGTTTGGATTTAGGTGATGGTTTATCAAACATTAATCCTGATGATATTGCGAACATACAGATTTTGAAAGGTGCAGCAGCTTCGGCCTTATATGGTTACCGCGGAGGAAATGGCGCTATCTTGATTACTACTAAAAGCGGTGCGAAAGGCAAGGCAGTTAGTGTTGAGCTAAACAATAATTTCACCTTTAACACCATAATTGACTATCGCGATTTTCAAACCACCTACGGGCAGGGCTCACAAGGTCTGAAACCAACCACAGCAGCATCGGCATTAAACACCGGTAACTCTAGCTGGGGTGCAAAACTTGATGGCTCTACAGCAGTAAACTTGCTTGGGCAGAACTATGCTTATTCATTAGGTCCGGATAATTGGAAAAACTTTTACAAAACAGGTCTTAACAACCAATCTTCAGTAGCTGTAAGTGGTTCAACTGATAAGATAAATTATCGTGTTGGTATATCAAATTTGTATAACAAATCCAATATTCCTAATTCGAACTTAAAGCAACAAGGTTTTAACATTAATACTACTTATAATATAAGCAAAAAATTACAATTTACCTTAACAGCAAATTACGTTTTTGAACAGGCTAAAAACCGAACGTTTTTGTCAGATGCATCAACCAACGTTAATGCAACGTTAATGTACCTTGCTAATTCATTCGATGTAAGATGGCTAAAACCAGGTGTAAAAGCTGATGGTACCGAACTTACTCCTACTAACGGATTATATTTTAATAACCCTTACTTCTTAACTGAATACCACCAAAATAGTACCGACAGAAATCGTTTAACTGGAGCTGCCACATTAAAATACAACATATTGGATTGGTTGTATGTGCAAGGCCAGGTGAGCCGAGACGGATACATCCTTGATTATAGAAAAGTTACGCCTACTGGTACAGCCTATGCTCCAGGTGGTGAACTTTCAGAATATGAACGCAACTATCATGAGCTCAACGGTAACTTCCTGATTGGGATGAATAAAAAGATTACTGAAGATTTCAGTATTACCGCTAACTTAGGTGGAAACTCTCAGGATGATGTTAATAAATCATATGGCTTAGATGGAACTGCTTCACCTTTTATATTACCTTATTTATATACAGCCAACAACATTGCTAATAGACCATATACGCAAACTTATACGCACTACCGTGTAAATTCATTTTATGGCTCAGTTGATTTAGGCTATAAAGATTGGCTCTTCTTGAATGTTACAGGCCGGAATGACTGGTTTTCAACATTAGCATCAAACAGCAACAGCTATTTTTATCCATCAGTTACCGGTAGCTTTGTTTTCAGCCAAGCTTTAAAACTGCCTACTTGGGTGAGCTTTGGTAAATTAAGAGCATCTTATGCTGCATCATCTAACGGTACCAGTGCTTATCAAAATTATTTAACTTATGGCATACGTACTTATACGACCAATGGTAATTCAATAGGTTACATAACTCAAAGTACTATTCCAAATGCTAACCTAAAGCCTGTTGATATTAAAGAACAGGAAGTTGGTTTAAATATGCAGTTTTTGGATAACCGATTAGGTTTTGACGTAGCTGTATATCACAAACAAACTACAGATGACATTGTAAGTGTATCTACCAGTAATGCATCTGGATACAATGCTGCTATTCAAAATGTTGGTAAAATCAGAAATAGAGGTATTGAATTTTTATTAACAGGTACACCTGTTAAAGCTAGAAACTTTAGCTGGAACTCATCATTCAATATTGCCTATAACAACAACAAAGTGCTGTATTTGGGCGAAGGTGTAAACTCTCTATCTATTGACGGTGCAATAGCCAATCGTGGTGATGGCGTTATTATCGCAAATGTTTTAGGCCGTTATTCCAGCCAAATTTTAGGTTATGCTTATTTACGTGATGCTAATGGTAATAAAATTTATGGCACTGACGGACAGCCTTTACGCACGTCTACCGTAGTGCCTTTAGGTTCTGGCATTTACAAAACAACAGGTGGTTTCAATAACGAATTCCGTTACAAGAATTTCTCTATGTCATTCTTGTTTGATTTCAAATATGGTGCTAAGATATACTCAGGTACTAACTTAGCATTGTACGCTGATGGTTTACAAAAAACCACTTTACAAGGTCGTGAAGGTGGTTATGTAGGTGTAGGAGTTACACAAGCCGGAACGCCAAATACCACAGCTGTTAATGCACAAACTTATTGGACTAATTTAACCGGTTCCAATAACATTGCAGAAGAATTTGTATATGATGCCAGCTTTATCAAACTGAGACAATTTATTGTTGGATATACTTTACCAACGTCTGTTTTTAAAGGTGGGTTTGTTAAAGGTGCAAGCATTTCTTTTGTAACCCGCAACTTAGCCACATTAATGAAACATACACCTAACATTGATCCAGAATCAAATTACAGCACTTCTAATGGACAGGGACTTGAAGCAAACGGTTATCCACCAACCAGAAGCCTTGGCTTTAACCTGAATGTTAAGTTCTAA